One Paraburkholderia dioscoreae DNA segment encodes these proteins:
- a CDS encoding DUF4365 domain-containing protein, translated as MSEKEFEGEMEISKSGTKSDLPLPKRPENHIVESDSETIFRSVLAREWLVKDARQPDYGIDLQIEWAGGNVMSAMTGLIQLKGTHSIPWNNKGEYFRSDIATSTSNYWLQQDLPVFIVLVDISEKRAFYSVAKTQIREQYAKLRNNKSISYKFTKDHAEFIEGHQPFYADFFHERQLKEHEAAIRELSRFQTDFFDFHLANYQHEGYMQVDSEEKIRCLFGFLADAEKMASPLRTRLMLYTDNQNIYSMWKNERRYPGTMTQWDMTLWLDQIDATLTQLIRRAKGIVLQWEKDYWAVIDTTLVERVANLKSHSAQANTREARKLPNPWRR; from the coding sequence ATGAGTGAAAAAGAGTTCGAGGGCGAGATGGAAATCAGCAAATCCGGCACGAAGTCGGATTTGCCGCTGCCCAAGCGGCCGGAAAATCATATTGTTGAAAGCGACTCTGAGACGATTTTCCGGAGCGTTCTGGCTCGGGAATGGCTGGTCAAAGATGCGCGCCAACCCGACTACGGCATCGACCTGCAAATCGAGTGGGCCGGTGGAAACGTCATGTCGGCGATGACCGGACTGATCCAATTGAAAGGCACTCATTCAATCCCTTGGAACAACAAAGGTGAGTATTTTCGCTCCGATATTGCAACGAGCACGTCGAATTATTGGCTTCAACAAGACTTGCCCGTTTTTATTGTGCTCGTTGATATATCGGAAAAACGCGCCTTTTACTCCGTCGCCAAAACGCAGATCCGCGAGCAATATGCAAAACTTCGCAACAACAAATCCATCAGCTATAAATTCACGAAGGACCACGCCGAATTTATCGAAGGGCATCAACCCTTCTATGCCGATTTTTTCCACGAGCGGCAGTTGAAAGAACACGAAGCGGCGATTCGTGAGCTTTCGCGATTCCAAACCGATTTCTTCGATTTTCATTTGGCCAATTATCAACACGAAGGCTACATGCAAGTCGACAGCGAAGAAAAAATCCGTTGTTTGTTCGGCTTTCTGGCGGACGCCGAGAAAATGGCCTCGCCACTTCGCACCCGCTTGATGCTCTACACGGACAATCAAAACATTTATTCAATGTGGAAAAACGAGCGTCGTTACCCCGGGACGATGACGCAGTGGGATATGACGCTGTGGCTCGACCAAATCGACGCGACGCTCACCCAGTTGATTCGGCGGGCGAAGGGCATCGTGCTCCAATGGGAAAAGGACTACTGGGCGGTGATCGACACGACGCTCGTCGAACGCGTCGCCAACCTCAAATCGCATTCCGCCCAAGCGAACACGCGGGAAGCCCGTAAGCTCCCCAACCCCTGGCGTCGCTGA
- a CDS encoding ATP-binding protein — protein MKTPWHEIVMAQANAWRPYSRPRVTALHGADTIAEVFLWLCRDEPLRVSFRFFDKPRANMPTGIKPRVNEAREFLEIAKDFKDPKEILREALSNCWDAGASKATIKFSLLPCPGSKRKKIRVEIIDNGDGMSADPRGDGKPSEVESFFNLGDSYKHYGSIGSKGHGTKIYYKSLGITLDSWKDGHRVHAETEVPPWEELLRGKVPTYRYEKTLEAGQGTHIVVDGFQAKHNEFSSLDELIPYLRWFTVLGSFGQYFNSPRRMDVALKPLESSSPVTLPYGFEFPPEQTDLAQGADSICKLFGPKRILCGVTEEGNEVYVDIIGALLGENHRGIVPHTYTHMGLWLCKDYIRVERSNEILEAVLKGQYYYRSLLIFANCQQFDLTANRNNVRTEQEYDLAIEGIKTFCAELWKDEFVEAFFASKKNDEETKRDEEKAREHAERQAKWQQTRKERLNLYKGRANLPTASVKRAPVKEPRNEAETGLLLQAMISSGHPGVDFVIGEYNATNGVDLIIEQTDKDMDMLKWAELVYSLDRLYQWPHPPEGYHCIICYQLGAVKEVQDFLDGQTGKLVPKSVKGKYTLLVGSDSIDIYVLRELLIAAASKPM, from the coding sequence ATGAAAACACCATGGCATGAAATCGTCATGGCGCAAGCTAACGCTTGGCGACCATATTCCCGGCCACGGGTGACAGCGCTGCACGGAGCCGATACCATCGCAGAAGTTTTTCTTTGGCTTTGCCGCGACGAACCACTGCGTGTGTCGTTTCGTTTCTTTGATAAACCGAGAGCCAACATGCCGACTGGAATTAAGCCCCGCGTCAACGAAGCGCGCGAATTTCTCGAGATCGCGAAAGACTTCAAAGACCCCAAGGAGATACTTCGCGAGGCGTTGAGCAATTGTTGGGATGCGGGAGCGTCCAAGGCGACGATCAAATTTTCCTTGCTGCCCTGCCCTGGCTCTAAGCGCAAGAAAATCCGGGTGGAGATCATCGACAACGGCGACGGAATGAGCGCAGACCCGCGCGGAGACGGCAAACCCAGCGAAGTCGAAAGCTTCTTCAATCTTGGAGACTCATACAAACACTATGGCTCGATCGGATCCAAGGGCCATGGCACGAAAATCTACTATAAGAGCCTCGGCATCACCTTGGATTCATGGAAGGATGGCCATCGGGTTCACGCGGAGACAGAAGTTCCTCCATGGGAGGAGCTCCTGAGAGGCAAGGTGCCAACGTATAGATACGAGAAAACGCTGGAGGCGGGACAGGGAACACACATCGTCGTCGACGGTTTTCAAGCAAAGCACAACGAGTTTTCGTCGCTCGACGAATTGATTCCTTACCTGCGGTGGTTCACCGTGCTGGGCTCTTTCGGGCAATATTTCAATAGCCCCCGACGCATGGACGTGGCGCTGAAACCCCTCGAATCGTCCTCGCCGGTCACTTTGCCTTACGGGTTCGAGTTTCCGCCCGAGCAAACAGACCTCGCGCAAGGCGCGGACTCGATCTGCAAATTGTTTGGCCCAAAGCGGATCTTGTGCGGCGTCACGGAAGAGGGAAACGAAGTTTATGTGGACATCATCGGCGCGCTGCTCGGCGAAAACCACCGCGGGATCGTGCCGCACACCTACACGCACATGGGCCTTTGGCTCTGCAAAGACTATATTCGCGTCGAAAGGAGCAATGAGATCCTGGAGGCGGTGTTGAAGGGGCAGTATTACTACCGCTCGCTGCTGATTTTCGCCAATTGCCAGCAATTCGACTTGACGGCGAACCGCAACAACGTTCGCACCGAGCAAGAGTATGACCTCGCGATCGAGGGGATAAAGACGTTTTGCGCCGAGCTCTGGAAAGACGAATTCGTTGAGGCGTTTTTCGCATCGAAGAAAAACGACGAAGAGACCAAGCGGGACGAGGAAAAGGCGCGCGAACACGCCGAACGGCAGGCGAAATGGCAACAAACGAGAAAGGAGCGGCTCAACCTCTACAAGGGCCGCGCCAACCTTCCCACTGCCAGCGTGAAACGCGCCCCTGTCAAGGAACCGAGGAACGAAGCGGAGACCGGGCTGTTGTTGCAGGCGATGATTTCGTCTGGCCATCCAGGCGTCGACTTTGTGATTGGCGAATACAACGCGACGAACGGCGTCGACCTGATCATTGAGCAGACCGACAAGGACATGGACATGCTTAAGTGGGCGGAGCTTGTCTATTCGCTTGATCGGCTGTATCAGTGGCCGCATCCGCCGGAAGGCTATCACTGCATCATTTGTTACCAGCTGGGCGCAGTCAAAGAAGTGCAGGACTTTCTCGATGGGCAAACGGGGAAACTGGTCCCGAAGTCCGTCAAAGGCAAATACACCCTCCTCGTCGGCAGCGACAGCATCGACATTTATGTCTTGAGAGAGTTGTTGATCGCCGCGGCGTCCAAGCCTATGTGA